The Salvia miltiorrhiza cultivar Shanhuang (shh) chromosome 2, IMPLAD_Smil_shh, whole genome shotgun sequence DNA window AAGGCCTTTTCCCAACAGACGCACCCTTCCACCGCACCCCTCTACATACTATAAATAGGCCCTCCAGGATGTGGTTCAATTAATTCCATTCACATCATCTCCTATCATACTAGTTAGtgttcatactcaagtcccgagtatcGAGCCGTTCGACCGGATAACGATCTCCTAGTGCTAAGGAATCGTCTATCGACCCTataccgttgtatcttgggggcaattactATAGATCCGCAAGCACAagagcggaagtaattttgccttacggagagagatTTTATCTCGCCTCGGTTCTGCATTAATTCTTTTATCGTCAtcctattttctacactacCCAATAACAATCGTAAGGCAAAATTAGTGTGAAAAGATGGCGACAGGAAGcaacaccaacaacaacaaTGTTCCGCCCAACAACAATGCTCCACCAGTTCCGACCAACGTTGCACATGCTCCAGCACCTGCTGCTGCCGAAAAGCCGGAAAAATTCGCAGGTTCTGAATTTAAACGTTGGCAGTCTAAGATGCTGTTTTATCTTACTACTTTGAATATGGCTCGTTTTGTGAATGAATCTCCTCCAACTGTGGGGGAAGACGAGACTGATTCGCAACTGCGGATAGCATATGATGCATGGCATCATAGCGACTTTCTGTGTCGCAACTATATTCTGAATGGGCTAGACAACACTCTCTATAATGTTTACTCTAGCGCCAAGACGTCCAAGGAACTATGGGACTCCTTGGAGACGAAGTACAAGGCAGAAGATGCCGGCTTGAAGAAGTTCATAGTCGGTCGTTTTCTAGACTTCAAAATGGTCGATAGCAAAACCGTTGTGGAGCAAgtgcaagaatttcaactgatcctgcacgacattcttgccgaaggtatggaattgtctgaatcttttcaggtggccgcggtgatagagaaattaccaccacattggaaggacttcaagaactatctcaagcacaaacgcaaggagatgggacttgaagacttgatcgtTCGCTTGAGAATCGAAGAGGACAATAGAATCTCCGAAAACAAGACGAACAAAACTTCCATGGAGGCAAAAGCAAACCTAGCCGAGTCTAGCAACAAGAAGAAACGCAAGTTCAAAGGCAAAAATCCCGACTCAAAAGGTCAGaagaggatcaaaggagattgctTCAACTGCGGCAAACCCGGCCACATGGCGAAAGATTGTCGCAAACCGAAGAAAGACAAGCACAATGGTCACCATCAAGCCCACGTGACGGAGACAAAGTCTGTGCCCCTCGACTTAGGCGAACTTGACTTGTGTGCCGTCATAGACGAGGTCAACATGGTCGGCAGTCCAAAAGGATGGTGGATCGACACCGGTGCTACCCGGCATATCTGCGCCGACAAGACAATGTTCTCCTCGTATGAAGCTCTCTCCGGCGACAGAAAGCTGTATATGGGCAATTCTACCTCATCCTCTATCATCGGAGTTGGAACCATTGTGCTCAAGATGACGTCGGAACTCAAGATAACCCTACAGAAGGTGCTGCATGTTCCCGACATTCGCAAGAACTTGATCTCAGGATCCGCTTTGTGCAACGCCGGATTTAGACTAGTGTTTGAAGCAGGCAAAGTTGTAATGACCAAGAATGGTCACTATATAGGAAAAGGCTACCTAGATAATGGCCTTTTCAAGCTTAATGCTATCCCTGTACTTGTACGTGAcaatgaaataaagaaaaatgtttcttacttggttgagtctcctaatttatggcatgatagattaggacatgcaaatctaaatacactacgtcgtttagtaaatttagacttattgccaAAGATGTCTTTCAATCAACAtcaaaaatgtgaaatttgtgttgaagcaaaaatggcaaaatctcCTTTTCATTCAGTGGAAAGATCAACGAAACCTCTTGAATTGATTCACACCgatctatgtgatttaaaactTGTGCAAACAAGAGGTGGAAAGAATTACTTTATAACATTTATAGATGATTGCACAAGATTTTGCTATGTGTATCTTTTGAGAAGCAAAGACGAAGCATTCGAAGCTTTCAAAACATACAAAAGTGAAGTTGAGAATCAACTTAACACCAAGATCAAAATGATTCGAAGTGATCGAGGTGGCGAGTACGTTGCACCTTTTGAGGAATTTTGTCGTGAAAATGGCATTATTCATCAAACGACTGCACCTTATTCTCCACAATCAAATGGTGTTGCAGAACGAAAGAATAGAAcattgaaagaaatgatgaatgctatgttgataagctcaggcctatcacataacatgtggggggaagctattctttcggctaataaaattttgaataaattaccccaaaagaaacaagaaaaaactccatatgaattatggaaaggaaggaagccgtcctataaatatacaaaagtgtgggggtgcttagcaaaagttgaagtacctaaacccaaacaaataaaaataggaccaaaaactgttgattgcatcttcattggatatgcaaacaatagcagtgcgtaccgattcttggtacacaaatcggaagtacccgatatgaatgagggaatgattatagaatcaagaaatgccatattctttgaaaaaatattccccaagaaagagaagaatgacataagttcgaaaaagaGAACTTATGATGAAATTTCGCTTAAGAATAACGGACCAACACGTGAACTAACACCGCAACCAAGACGTGGAAAGCGAACAAAAACTGCGAAAACCTTTGGTCCGGATTTCGTAGTTTATACTTTAGAAGACGAACCAAAGACAATCAAGGAAGCATTGTCTGGTCCTGATGCCGATCTATGGCGTGAAGCTATCAATAGTGAAATCGAGTCAATCTTATCCAATCACACTTGGCTTATTGTTGATCTTCCTCCGGGAAATAAACCTTTGGGTTGCAAGTGGATTcttaagaagaaatataaagccgatggatctattgataaGTATAAAGCACGTTTGGTAGTTAAAGGCTACAAACAAAAGGAAGGGTATGATTATTTTGATACATACTCTCCAGTCACTAGAATTACATCCATTAGAATGCTACTTGCTATAGCAGCATTATATAATCTTGagatacaccaaatggatgtaaaaacagcatttctaaatggagatttagaagatgagatatatatggaacaacccgaagggtttgtgattcCCGGTCAAGAAAAGAAAGTTTGTAAACTTGTaaagtctttgtatggactcaaacaagctcccaaacagtggcatgagaaatttgaccaagcaatgatggcaaacggattcaaaatcaatgaatgtgataaatgtgtatacattaaaggaacatccgacaattttgtcattgtttgtctctacgttgatgatatgctaattatgggcagcaacaataaaataatcatacaaaccaaggagatgttaaagagaaactttgacatgaaagatatgggattagctgacgtgattctaggaattaaaatccttagaacacccgagggaatagtcttatcacaatctcactatgttgagaatgtacttaagaaattcaaagcttttGATCTGCCTCCGGCTAAAACACCTGTTGACTtaagtatacacttagccaaaaATCGAGGAGAACCCGTATCACAATCGGACTATGCTAGAGTTATAGGAAGCCTAATGTACTTGTCAAATTGTACAAGGCCAGATATAGCATATTCGATTAGTAAATTGAGTCGGTTTACAAGTAATCCCGGAAAGGATCATTGGACCGCATTAACAAGAGTGTTGAGATACTTAAAACACACAATATCTCATAGTATACACTATTCGAGATATCCCGCTGTTTTGGAAGGGTATTGTGATGCCAATTGGATATCCGACACTAAAGACTCTAAATCCACAAGTGGGTTTGTATTTACCATTGGTGGAGGAGCAATATCATGGAAATCttctaagcaaacatgtatagcccgatctacaatggaatcggaatttattgctttagacaaagccggcgaagaagccgaatggttaagaaacttcttagaagatattccatgttgggaAAAACCTTTGCCCCCTGTTATGATACATTGCGATAGCATGGCTGCCATAGGGAGAGCAAAGAatagtttgtataacggtaaatctcgacacattcgtcgaagacataataccgttagacaattgatcactacaggaataatgtgcattgactatgtaaagtcaaaagacaatattgcggatccgtttactaaaggtattaatcgtgatcaattgtataacgcagtaaggggaatgggattaaaatccacacgttaagaactttcatagtggtaactcaaccataatgactggagatcccaagaacttggttcaatgagacaactaaattatggaagttcaagttgagcacttgaaaattttcaaaatccattctcatAGCTGCTCAAGTGCAAAGCCTGCAGCTTGTGGTAAAGGGTAAGCCGTCAAAAGCCtttaatgattcctatagccttattaggtggagtatggcaggatactctttataggagatcacctatacaagtgaagaagtggggccgcttcaaattatcaataacacttgtgaatccaagaaatggtccaaggccgaaatggacacaacgtgagaacgaaagatattagatctattattgtgtgtatgttgttgactagatttacacaaaagttgaccggttcaagacatcatgttcaccgagcaacgagtaaatccgatggcattacactaaggaaggttcaaagctaacaactacctatcctaatgcaataatgggtcgtcgggacttagttttttgcatttgcattaatcatcattcatgtgggggattgttggaataaatggctttattagtccataattactttgtaattaatggaattaaatggtatatttggaatctacattttgagtagattaatttggtatatttacttgttcaaatctattaagaattgaatgagtaattaatgcccaaagatagccattgaagatgggaatgtggagtgtcatcccacattggaaaattaAGGAAGTGtaaagctatttataaagtgctctccaccataaaggaacaatcaagtgtgctcctctatggtggacctatggtgcacccaagtaggttttgacttagccttttaaggctaaaactcgattcctacgaggaaggtgcgaagcaccttccgagtccgagtccgaggccgaggccgagcacgtgcacgtcgcacttgtcgcaatgggcgctttgtaggcgcactttgCACTTCGCTCGTTCGCGTCGTCGCGAGGAGCattgaggagcctttagttttgacaaatgAAACGGTGGCTCGGGTGACGTGGCAGGGTGGGCGGACGCTGACGTGGCACAGGCGGTTCCATGACATGGCGGATGAGGCTGGGCGGCTGCTTGGGCCGAACCATTGCAATGGTTCGGTCATGGCACCCCTTGACCGAATGGCTGTGATGGTTCGGTCAAGGCCTTTTCCCAACAGACGCACCCTTCCACCGCACCCCTCTACATACTATAAATAGGCCCTCCAGGATGTGGTTCAATTAATTCCATTCACATCATCTCCTATCATACTAGTTAGtgttcatactcaagtcccgagtatcGAGCCGTTCGACCGGATAACGATCTCCTAGTGCTAAGGAATCGTCTATCGACCCTataccgttgtatcttgggggcaattactATAGATCCGCAAGCACAagagcggaagtaattttgccttacggagagagatTTTATCTCGCCTCGGTTCTGCATTAATTCTTTTATCGTCAtcctattttctacactacCCAATAACAGTACTCTCAACGGGGAAGGAGAAGAAGTCTCCGTTCGGGCATCCGAGTGCCGCCGCACGTTCAACGGGGAAGGAGAAGAAGTCTCGGTTCGGGTGAGAAGTCGTAGTTCGCCGTTCGTTCGGGAGAGACAGAGGTCGCGGTGGGGAGAAAAATAAGAAGCAGCTccaatttttcattttgttttttaattattaaggtcaactttcagttttttattttgttttattacaaattttttaagacaaatttgatttaaattttgttttatttttattcactaATTAGTAAGGGCATGCTTgtcttttcatttcattttgacCCCCAAAGTCATGGTTTAAAAGTGGTGGCTATATAAGTCTCAAACTATATGCTTTTGGTTACATATGTCTTTCTCCCtaaaaataatataagtaaATTTTGTTACATTTAAATAGTGTAACAAATTTTGTCACATCTATTCAGGTAACAACTTAGTTTGTGACATTAACATACACACatgtaaatattaatattttttaaagaactaattatagtatatattgtcataaaaataacttttatatttcacGAAAATAGTTATCTatatcaataataaaaaaaagcgTATTGAGCACAAAATATAGATCGCCtattatatacttaattttaaGGATACATATGAAATTCGACATATTAGAACTTGGAAGCACACGATGTGTTTTGAAATCCTAGTTCAAATCAATCGACATTACAGTTTTGTAAGGATCAAGTGAGCGCCATGTTGAGGCTGGAGAGTGATGACTGTGTTAGGAGCATGCGAATACGACGGCGAAAGCTCAAACGAATACCGCCGCAGAATCATAGCCATCGCCATTTTAGCTTCCAACATAGCAAAGTTTTGGCCGATGCACATCCTCGGCCCCCACCCGAAGGGGAAGTAGGCGAGCTGCCCCTGCCCCGCCCTCGACACGAACCTCTCCGGTTTGAATTCCTTCGCATCGTGGCCCCATATTTTGGGGTCACGATGCAATAGAATCGCGGGCAACACAAGCATGACTCCCGCCGGCAGACTCACCTCTCCGAACCTACATTCCTTTTGACTAGTCCGAGCAAGAAGGGCCGCCGGCGGATATAGTCTCAGAGCCTCGTGCAAGATCATGCTCACCTGCTTAACCGCACGAGTTAGACGTGTTTGGccgagcttataagctccctaAAACAACCCTTATACGCtgtaaaaataagtttcaattctcaattctcaaaaaaatatgTTCATCAACCTTTTATTGTGGTTTGTTATTTCCATCCCATACATTTTTAATTTCATCTATCTTTAATTTTCTCTATCTAATTAGGATTCTCCCGCTCTAGTTTATAAGTTCAATAATCCAAACTCTTTGacaattaattttttagttattacatcttataagctcttgaaatatTTTAGTACCAAAAatggaaggataatattattcatcattgaaatgaaaataaagaagaaaaaatgatgaatttctATTTTGTGTAAAATATGGAGAAAGAAATGatacatttaaagacataaatttatgttattcatcaaagtaaacacagtCTCACAACATATTTTCGCTATTCACAATACTAACAATTAGAACACCTTTTTATCACTCTCAGCTGTACTAATTACAGCACGTTTTCAACTCTCTCAGTACATTAATCAGCCTcgtcttaaaacccgtgtcactttTCCTATGAAGTTTTATCGTGAACAAAGGGAATATTAGCTAGTATGAAACATGAGAAAAAATACTCACAATTTTGAGGTGGTTTAGTTCTTGATAACCAGGATTGTCCATCGGAAAAACTTGCAGAACCTCGTCTCTGGCACGTGCCTGCCACTCGTTGTGCTTGCTCAACAGAATCATTGTCCAAACAAGCAAGGAGGCCGTCGTCTCCTGCCCTGCGAAGTAGAACAGTTTGCACTCCTCAATCACTTCCTTGATGCTCATTCCAGACTCTTCTTTGAAATTGGAATCCAATAGTATTCCCAACAAGTCATTCTTGTTGTTTGCTTCTTCCATTGCTTTTACTCTTTTCTTGATCATACCATTCAATATTGATTCTATTTCACTCTTACCTTCTTTCATCCTCCTGTTAAATCTCGTCGGCAGAAACCTGCCCAAATTTAAAGTAAACGTACTGagtctatttttagtaaaagtaagtGAGACCTCACTCGATCGCTTTAATCACTTTAACATTTTCATAAAGATGagactcttattccactcacagcATGCTCagccactttattaaaatcggTATCATTACTAAAAATCGAGACAGAGAGAGTAGATAGTAACTAACGATACCACTTTAAAAATTTGGAAGCTCAAGATGATGAATATTGAAGCAACCTATATCCGGGGATGTGAACCGTGCGATTGGCTTCCATAATGTGCTTGGCTTGCTCTCTCTGAAGCTCGAATATCTTCCTCCCTTGTTCATAGCAACTGCCAAATGCAGTTCTCGAAATCACGTCGCCTGTCATGCTCTCAAGATAAGGCCACACGTCCACTTCACAACATCCTTTGTTTCCTACAATCTCATCCCATTTGCTCAACATTTCACCACAGCTCAACTGGAATGCAGGAACCatatgctatatatatatatccaaagTATTCAATTCCATCATCACTTTCCTCCATCAAACTCAACTTGCTATCGTATTCACAAGtgaatacacgaactttcaattgttcttatttttaaaCGATTTGTCAATTTCTGACCAATTAATGTTATCGTGGCTAGCTGAAGTGGCGAATTGACGCAATCGTGACAAGTTGAAGTGAAGCAAATATCCAAATACGTTGAGAATGActattttcgtgagaaatgagaatgttGAATAAACTAGTATAT harbors:
- the LOC131009140 gene encoding cytochrome P450 CYP72A219-like isoform X3, whose amino-acid sequence is MGQAQKTHQPRLPRREAQGNKGCCEVDVWPYLESMTGDVISRTAFGSCYEQGRKIFELQREQAKHIMEANRTVHIPGYRFLPTRFNRRMKEGKSEIESILNGMIKKRVKAMEEANNKNDLLGILLDSNFKEESGMSIKEVIEECKLFYFAGQETTASLLVWTMILLSKHNEWQARARDEVLQVFPMDNPGYQELNHLKIGAYKLGQTRLTRAVKQVSMILHEALRLYPPAALLARTSQKECRFGEVSLPAGVMLVLPAILLHRDPKIWGHDAKEFKPERFVSRAGQGQLAYFPFGWGPRMCIGQNFAMLEAKMAMAMILRRYSFELSPSYSHAPNTVITLQPQHGAHLILTKL
- the LOC131009140 gene encoding cytochrome P450 CYP72A219-like isoform X2 is translated as MIFSHDIVPRVIPSFHKALTKYGEKCFAWFGPTPAVLILDPEIIREIMSKNYVFQKPWGNPFTRLLAGGLASLETDKWAKHRKLINPAFHAEKLKLSCGEMLSKWDEIVGNKGCCEVDVWPYLESMTGDVISRTAFGSCYEQGRKIFELQREQAKHIMEANRTVHIPGYRFLPTRFNRRMKEGKSEIESILNGMIKKRVKAMEEANNKNDLLGILLDSNFKEESGMSIKEVIEECKLFYFAGQETTASLLVWTMILLSKHNEWQARARDEVLQVFPMDNPGYQELNHLKIGAYKLGQTRLTRAVKQVSMILHEALRLYPPAALLARTSQKECRFGEVSLPAGVMLVLPAILLHRDPKIWGHDAKEFKPERFVSRAGQGQLAYFPFGWGPRMCIGQNFAMLEAKMAMAMILRRYSFELSPSYSHAPNTVITLQPQHGAHLILTKL
- the LOC131009140 gene encoding cytochrome P450 CYP72A219-like isoform X1, yielding MIFSHDIVPRVIPSFHKALTKYGEKCFAWFGPTPAVLILDPEIIREIMSKNYVFQKPWGNPFTRLLAGGLASLETDKWAKHRKLINPAFHAEKLKHMVPAFQLSCGEMLSKWDEIVGNKGCCEVDVWPYLESMTGDVISRTAFGSCYEQGRKIFELQREQAKHIMEANRTVHIPGYRFLPTRFNRRMKEGKSEIESILNGMIKKRVKAMEEANNKNDLLGILLDSNFKEESGMSIKEVIEECKLFYFAGQETTASLLVWTMILLSKHNEWQARARDEVLQVFPMDNPGYQELNHLKIGAYKLGQTRLTRAVKQVSMILHEALRLYPPAALLARTSQKECRFGEVSLPAGVMLVLPAILLHRDPKIWGHDAKEFKPERFVSRAGQGQLAYFPFGWGPRMCIGQNFAMLEAKMAMAMILRRYSFELSPSYSHAPNTVITLQPQHGAHLILTKL